The following proteins come from a genomic window of Misgurnus anguillicaudatus chromosome 10, ASM2758022v2, whole genome shotgun sequence:
- the rusc1 gene encoding uncharacterized protein rusc1 isoform X1: MHPSSRPSVPPRSRRFDNRHIEAKPSQGTKKEDKNMNPASSRRGTRGPPETSRLKGPSQGPRAPVVQPKLFRPQKIGAHAISAISKPKSGHTVSNIAPAVDPNCNEPSLPCLCCDGHSPQDSNSLFNHNHNNNNTVTIRQQMKLPPPPPPHKDKLAILKHDVKEDECKPEVKQPHAIPVEERDEENGNVDAKDGDDLKNGDNSVNVNGNIDVNGNGNGGDDDDDDEDDDTLVPSSCNCPESMLDFSLTSSTSSSSTSISSCSDLECDFPDTFSMSSQDQEVPDPSSHSPVSHCPAFETSVLPFDHNTSARPPFSLCSPDEGYPSAPSSPGSDYTDRKASEGKSIKVNLLNFLDSMEELGKVDLFYRIVHLARWELDNELIVRDRMDHQQKLQRVNKEVKLAYLVKLQEEGLDLNNEDIPRVLDEIENTDIPWKLYKSNKSCDSQEFSDAGVDLTAPSDFDETPVLDSLASSPLDLLPPPRPPKPPKRHVSAQPESHIYTNISRHVFSVLSTNETSTVVSDPTLPTLSSSPPTSKPPALPPPPSQPVPYFTLNTDSSTLISPTPPIPPPRRRHKARLEAQRLAELKGEKTTQSLPPPISRPPPLPPPPALTTPPAIPPPPSLPPPPSFHALDVEIRKLLALAGLTQAELLKLSPELGVCVDVVLENEKQSASDISEVGELRLNSTQKELDSRLREGTTFGKVRSSSAKELDVLSEEEDSKEEHKDAHRTTTFTEMARRRKRNNGNCNYSCSCTFGSDLTLPSNAYYSTGLSSADIPDVSFGNFDYTSAISDTPPPPPPRPLPPRPPIVSNPPELPRLKPCTVPANASRPERFDWLIAFTPDTESPPLEKQKPTNDDTLQKSTSGSKVTTFKELRNRSKQGLPPAHVLSEPDPAVVTPDPDFLYNLKWRRGKIDGDGWEYTSQAQASFLQPPPTPASLSLFREMCHLNIQDRQSPAEPKAFQQIGCSVSDGSLRTICDERYKEGQPKKMEDGEKVEVRGMADGAWTFESRTTVSTPPLSLSTPHPLTSPYFLHSGPMSQASQLYHTDSNRDHAVHQCEGSINISKPSSINSTFNPSRKYTDYTDSLYCTDTENNAFLFYNQGNDFNANMDSLYHECKHGNSFLDSLYFYEHDSENKKTNSVYNSQLDSTKNDESLYYNETYKRNTLKLFTDPEPPTYINTLNDGDITPYKNIDMESYITMRKLKKQSYANNNSYKDTQFDSLYSYSDHNSNKTTTQNKEQILSFPAYYLYHPKNCPLHKGAPPRLSPVGAISPPHRSGPPIPGTDVARLCSPLFPRSHTLPALAAPLYYPYLYTPPVEAPLQKPSVPVPHSQQTPSPHTLTVRSVSFAGSEQKNVAWIGDDARPLMRTEGLSSACLQEKKSLVSSVSVAVEAILAQFKSSRTLVQKFHTVDPALSGDSSVNPSLGRLVLQCLCPALRSLLCDGLKPHQSDLISGRRPNSPWGLVLASTKPGPSTQALHNLQAKVAGLPQLKQSRHRFNAFLFGLLNNKLLDYWFSHLHSCCDVLETFYRPSSFMRLSLTSCQHLFEELLLLLQPLSLLTFNLDLLFQHHHLDPTSPTLTPASHSSDVRSPPNEDFSFYLSPKGLFNGSGHHLGSVLEQDHKALDLQGPNSNPGLTSLSSHAFDVFEDSAYRNPVSGVTKEEASPSLSWLKGNDIPMHFSSESGASLSQQAGQAFQQGWGAVMRLGERLGQNFGLATSSSSEDVKSPNSQDDLKTAFPLHPKSQFENGQQAREELSLWDRGTTVPWSFGRLFGASKSPNNLPTTIRRPSQWLSPGVSVLNRFVIRGQDPPSEKRERNTDEEKDENENCKKTRDQPKPPRVIRTLCDYTGTGAELSFRKGEELVLLGGVDHDWIQCRQGDKEGLVPIGYASLVM, encoded by the exons ATGCACCCTTCCTCTCGCCCATCCGTGCCCCCTCGTTCCCGAAGATTTGACAATAGGCACATAGAGGCAAAACCAAGCCAAGGGACTAAGAAGGAGGACAAAAACATGAACCCTGCATCATCTCGTCGTGGCACTCGGGGACCACCTGAGACTTCCAGGTTAAAGGGCCCCAGTCAAGGTCCACGAGCCCCAGTAGTTCAGCCCAAATTGTTTCGTCCACAAAAGATTGGTGCTCACGCAATATCAGCAATCTCAAAACCAAAAAGTGGACACACTGTATCAAATATTGCCCCAGCTGTGGATCCAAACTGCAACGAGCCCAGCCTACCTTGTTTGTGTTGTGATGGCCATTCACCTCAGGATAGTAACAGCCTTTTTAATCACAACCATAACAATAATAACACTGTAACCATCAGGCAACAAATGAAACTTCCACCACCTCCACCTCCTCACAAGGATAAATTGGCTATTTTAAAACATGATGTCAAAGAAGATGAGTGCAAGCCAGAAGTAAAGCAACCTCACGCCATTCCAGTGGAGGAGAGAGATGAAGAAAATGGCAATGTGGATGCAAAAGATGGAGATGACCTCAAGAACGGTGACAACAGTGTAAATGTGAATGGCAACATTGATGTGAATGGAAACGGCAATGGTGGtgatgatgacgatgatgatgaagatgatgatacTCTTGTTCCTTCTTCTTGCAATTGCCCAGAATCCATGCTGGACTTCTCTCTTACATCTTCTACCTCATCTTCTTCCACATCCATTAGCAGCTGTTCAGATCTGGAGTGCGACTTCCCCGATACATTTTCAATGTCATCACAGGATCAAGAGGTCCCTGATCCGTCTTCTCATTCCCCCGTCTCTCATTGCCCTGCCTTTGAGACCAGTGTCTTACCATTTGATCACAACACTTCTGCAAGACCACCATTTTCTCTTTGCTCGCCTGATGAAGGCTATCCCTCAGCCCCATCCTCCCCCGGCTCTGACTACACAGACAGAAAGGCATCAGAAGGAAAATCTATTAAAGTAAATCTCCTTAATTTTTTAGACTCAATGGAAGAGTTAGGCAAAGTGGATCTGTTCTACCGCATTGTTCATTTGGCACGTTGGGAACTGGACAATGAGTTGATTGTGAGAGATAGGATGGATCACCAACAGAAGCTTCAGAGGGTCAACAAAGAAGTTAAATTGGCTTATCTTGTGAAACTTCAGGAAGAAGGATTGGACCTTAATAATGAGGATATTCCCAGAGTTTTGGATGAAATAGAAAATACTGACATTCCATGGAAATTGTATAAAAGCAACAAATCGTGTGATTCCCAGGAATTTTCTGATGCAGGGGTGGATCTGACAGCCCCTTCTGACTTTGATGAAACCCCTGTTCTTGATTCTCTGGCTTCGTCACCACTGGATCTTCTTCCCCCTCCCAGACCCCCAAAACCTCCAAAAAGGCATGTAAGTGCCCAGCCAGAATctcacatatacacaaacatcaGCAGACATGTTTTCTCAGTCTTGTCCACCAATGAAACTTCAACAGTTGTGTCTGATCCTACATTGCCTACATTGTCATCTTCACCCCCAACCTCAAAACCACCTGCACTTCCTCCTCCTCCATCACAGCCTGTGCCCTACTTTACTCTAAATACAGACTCATCCACTCTCATCTCCCCCACACCACCCATTCCACCTCCTAGAAGACGTCATAAAGCCCGTCTAGAGGCCCAGAGGCTTGCTGAGCTTAAAGGAGAAAAGACCACCCAGTCCCTTCCACCTCCAATTTCCAGACCTCCTCCACTGCCACCTCCACCTGCCTTGACCACACCTCCAGCTATTCCACCTCCACCATCGCTCCCACCCCCTCCATCTTTTCATGCATTGGATGTAGAAATCCGAAAGTTGCTTGCACTGGCAGGTCTTACCCAAGCTGAGTTGCTTAAACTCAGTCCAGAGTTGGGAGTCTGCGTAGATGTTGTTCTGGAGAATGAGAAACAGTCAGCATCCGATATCTCTGAGGTAGGAGAACTTAGATTAAACAGTACACAAAAGGAGTTGGATTCCAGATTGAGAGAGGGAACTACATTTGGGAAAGTCAGGTCCTCAAGTGCAAAGGAATTAGATGTGCTCAGTGAAGAGGAAGATTCTAAAGAAGAGCATAAAGATGCACACAGAACAACAACCTTCACGGAAATGGCAAGACGACGTAAGAGAAATAATGGAAACTGTAATTATAGCTGCAGTTGTACATTTGGATCTGATCTTACTTTACCTTCCAACGCCTATTACAGTACGGGACTTAGCAGTGCAGACATTCCAGATGTTAGCTTTGGGAATTTTGATTATACTTCAGCAATTTCTGACACCCCTCCTCCTCCGCCTCCAAGACCTTTGCCCCCTCGTCCACCAATAGTCTCCAATCCTCCTGAACTTCCCCGTCTCAAGCCATGCACTGTACCTGCCAATGCCTCTCGTCCAGAAAGATTTGACTGGCTGATAGCTTTCACCCCAGATACAGAGTCTCCACCCCTTGAGAAGCAAAAACCAACCAATGAtgacacgttacaaaaatcaactTCAGGCTCAAAAGTCACAACCTTTAAAGAACTACGCAATAGAAGCAAGCAGGGTTTACCACCAGCCCATGTTCTATCAGAACCTGATCCAGCTGTAGTGACCCCAGATCCAGATTTTCTGTACAACCTGAAATGGAGGAGAGGGAAGATTGATGGAGATGGCTGGGAATATACTTCCCAAGCACAAGCCTCTTTTCTCCAGCCACCACCCACTCCTGCCTCATTGTCACTTTTCAGGGAAATGTGCCACCTGAATATACAAGACCGGCAGAGTCCAGCAGAACCCAAAGCTTTCCAACAAATTGGATGTTCAGTCAGTGATGGCAGCCTAAGGACTATTTGTGATGAAAGATATAAAGAGGGTCAACCCAAAAAGATGGAAGATGGAGAGAAAGTGGAAGTTAGAGGAATGGCAGATGGAGCATGGACCTTTGAATCCAGGACAACAG TGTCCACACCTCCCCTGTCTCTCTCCACGCCTCACCCTTTGACCTCACCTTATTTCCTACATTCTGGTCCCATGTCACAAGCCTCACAATTGTACCACACTGACTCTAACAGGGATCATGCCGTGCATCAATGCGAGGGTTCCATAAACATTTCAAAACCATCAAGCATAAATTCCACCTTTAACCCTAGCAGAAAATATACAGACTATACAGATTCCCTGTACTGTACTGATACAGAAAACAATGCGTTTTTGTTCTATAACCAAGGAAATGATTTTAATGCTAACATGGATTCATTGTATCATGAGTGTAAGCATGGGAACAGCTTTCTGGATTCGTTGTACTTTTACGAACATGATTCAGAAAATAAGAAAACCAACTCTGTGTATAACAGTCAATTAGATTCGACAAAAAACGACGAGTCCCTTTATTACAATGAAACATACAAAAGAAACACCCTAAAGCTTTTCACAGACCCAGAACCACCAACTTACATTAACACACTCAATGACGGCGACATAACGCCATATAAGAACATTGACATGGAAAGCTACATAACAATGCGAAAGCTCAAAAAACAGAGCTACGCGAACAACAACAGTTACAAAGATACACAGTTTGATTCACTCTACTCCTATTCAGATCACAACAGTAATAAAACCACTACACAAAATAAAGAGCAGATTCTGTCTTTTCCTGCCTATTACCTGTACCATCCCAAAAACTGCCCCCTGCATAAAGGGGCACCCCCACGGCTGTCCCCCGTAGGTGCAATCTCACCTCCCCATAGATCTGGACCTCCTATTCCTGGCACAGATGTTGCCCGACTCTGTTCTCCCCTTTTCCCTCGAAGTCACACCCTTCCTGCCCTTGCTGCCCCCCTTTATTACCCCTACCTTTACACCCCACCTGTTGAAGCCCCTCTGCAGAAGCCATCAGTCCCTGTACCTCACTCTCAGCAGACTCCTTCACCACATACTTTAA CTGTTCGCAGCGTCTCATTTGCTGGCTCTGAGCAGAAAAACGTGGCCTGGATAGGAGATGATGCAAGGCCCCTAATGAGAACTGAAGGGCTGTCTTCTGCGTGCCTGCAGGAAAAGAAAT CTCTTGTCAGTTCAGTCAGTGTGGCAGTGGAGGCCATTTTGGCTCAGTTCAAGTCATCTAGGACCCTTGTGCAGAAG TTTCACACAGTAGATCCG GCTCTCTCTGGAGACAGCAGTGTAAATCCCTCTCTGGGTCGCCTGGTACTGCAGTGCCTTTGCCCAGCCCTGCGCAGTCTGCTCTGTGATGGACTCAAACCCCATCAGAGTGACCTCATTTCAGGCAGAAGGCCAAATTCACCATGGGGATTGGTTTTAGCCTCCACCAAACCAG GCCCAAGCACACAGGCCTTGCACAACCTTCAGGCTAAAGTAGCGGGGCTTCCCCAGCTTAAGCAGAGCAGACACAGGTTCAACGCCTTCCTGTTTGGTCTTCTCAA TAACAAGCTTCTGGATTACTGGTTTTCCCATCTGCACTCCTGCTGTG ATGTGTTGGAGACTTTTTATCGGCCTTCGTCCTTCATGCGACTGTCACTCACTTCTTGTCAGCATCTTTTTGAGGAGCTTCTTCTTCTGCTACAGCCTCTTTCTCTTCTGACCTTCAACCTCGATCTGCTGTTTCAGCATCACCACCTAGACCCCACCTCCCCGACTCTCACTCCAGCCAGTCACAGCTCCGACGTACGTAGTCCGCCAAATGAAGACTTCAGCTTCTACTTGTCTCCAAAGGGGCTTTTCAATGGCAGTGGCCATCATCTTGGAAGCGTATTAGAGCAAGACCACAAGGCCTTGGATTTACAAGGCCCTAATTCCAATCCAGGCCTCACAAGCCTGTCCAGTCATGCTTTTGATGTGTTTGAAGATTCAGCCTATCGCAATCCTGTTTCAGGTGTCACCAAAGAAGAAGCCAGTCCTTCATTATCATGGCTGAAGGGAAATGATATTCCAATGCATTTTAGTAGTGAGAGTGGAGCGAGTCTTTCTCAGCAGGCAGGCCAGGCTTTTCAGCAAGGTTGGGGGGCGGTTATGCGTTTGGGGGAGCGTTTGGGGCAAAACTTTGGTTTGGCCACCTCTAGCTCCTCAGAGGATGTTAAAAGCCCCAATTCACAAGATGACTTGAAGACGGCCTTCCCACTGCATCCGAAAAGTCAATTTGAAAACGGACAGCAAGCAAGAGAGGAGCTTTCCTTGTGGGATCGTGGGACAACTGTTCCTTGGAGCTTTGGAAGGCTTTTTGGAGCTTCTAAGAGCCCCAACAACCTACCAACAACAATCAG ACGGCCTTCGCAGTGGCTCTCACCTGGGGTCTCTGTTCTTAACCGCTTTGTGATTCGTGGCCAGGATCCTCCAtctgaaaagagagagagaaacacagaTGAGGAAaaagatgaaaatgaaaattgcaAGAAAACCAGAGATCAACCGAAGCCCCCGAG GGTGATCAGAACTCTGTGTGACTACACAGGCACTGGTGCAGAGCTGAGCTTCAGGAAAGGGGAGGAGCTTGTTCTGTTAGGAGGTGTGGACCATGACTGGATACAGTGTCGTCAAGGTGACAAAGAGGGCCTTGTTCCCATTGGTTATGCTTCACTTGTCATGTGA
- the rusc1 gene encoding uncharacterized protein rusc1 isoform X4, with protein MHPSSRPSVPPRSRRFDNRHIEAKPSQGTKKEDKNMNPASSRRGTRGPPETSRLKGPSQGPRAPVVQPKLFRPQKIGAHAISAISKPKSGHTVSNIAPAVDPNCNEPSLPCLCCDGHSPQDSNSLFNHNHNNNNTVTIRQQMKLPPPPPPHKDKLAILKHDVKEDECKPEVKQPHAIPVEERDEENGNVDAKDGDDLKNGDNSVNVNGNIDVNGNGNGGDDDDDDEDDDTLVPSSCNCPESMLDFSLTSSTSSSSTSISSCSDLECDFPDTFSMSSQDQEVPDPSSHSPVSHCPAFETSVLPFDHNTSARPPFSLCSPDEGYPSAPSSPGSDYTDRKASEGKSIKVNLLNFLDSMEELGKVDLFYRIVHLARWELDNELIVRDRMDHQQKLQRVNKEVKLAYLVKLQEEGLDLNNEDIPRVLDEIENTDIPWKLYKSNKSCDSQEFSDAGVDLTAPSDFDETPVLDSLASSPLDLLPPPRPPKPPKRHVSAQPESHIYTNISRHVFSVLSTNETSTVVSDPTLPTLSSSPPTSKPPALPPPPSQPVPYFTLNTDSSTLISPTPPIPPPRRRHKARLEAQRLAELKGEKTTQSLPPPISRPPPLPPPPALTTPPAIPPPPSLPPPPSFHALDVEIRKLLALAGLTQAELLKLSPELGVCVDVVLENEKQSASDISEVGELRLNSTQKELDSRLREGTTFGKVRSSSAKELDVLSEEEDSKEEHKDAHRTTTFTEMARRRKRNNGNCNYSCSCTFGSDLTLPSNAYYSTGLSSADIPDVSFGNFDYTSAISDTPPPPPPRPLPPRPPIVSNPPELPRLKPCTVPANASRPERFDWLIAFTPDTESPPLEKQKPTNDDTLQKSTSGSKVTTFKELRNRSKQGLPPAHVLSEPDPAVVTPDPDFLYNLKWRRGKIDGDGWEYTSQAQASFLQPPPTPASLSLFREMCHLNIQDRQSPAEPKAFQQIGCSVSDGSLRTICDERYKEGQPKKMEDGEKVEVRGMADGAWTFESRTTAVRSVSFAGSEQKNVAWIGDDARPLMRTEGLSSACLQEKKSLVSSVSVAVEAILAQFKSSRTLVQKFHTVDPALSGDSSVNPSLGRLVLQCLCPALRSLLCDGLKPHQSDLISGRRPNSPWGLVLASTKPGPSTQALHNLQAKVAGLPQLKQSRHRFNAFLFGLLNNKLLDYWFSHLHSCCDVLETFYRPSSFMRLSLTSCQHLFEELLLLLQPLSLLTFNLDLLFQHHHLDPTSPTLTPASHSSDVRSPPNEDFSFYLSPKGLFNGSGHHLGSVLEQDHKALDLQGPNSNPGLTSLSSHAFDVFEDSAYRNPVSGVTKEEASPSLSWLKGNDIPMHFSSESGASLSQQAGQAFQQGWGAVMRLGERLGQNFGLATSSSSEDVKSPNSQDDLKTAFPLHPKSQFENGQQAREELSLWDRGTTVPWSFGRLFGASKSPNNLPTTIRRPSQWLSPGVSVLNRFVIRGQDPPSEKRERNTDEEKDENENCKKTRDQPKPPRVIRTLCDYTGTGAELSFRKGEELVLLGGVDHDWIQCRQGDKEGLVPIGYASLVM; from the exons ATGCACCCTTCCTCTCGCCCATCCGTGCCCCCTCGTTCCCGAAGATTTGACAATAGGCACATAGAGGCAAAACCAAGCCAAGGGACTAAGAAGGAGGACAAAAACATGAACCCTGCATCATCTCGTCGTGGCACTCGGGGACCACCTGAGACTTCCAGGTTAAAGGGCCCCAGTCAAGGTCCACGAGCCCCAGTAGTTCAGCCCAAATTGTTTCGTCCACAAAAGATTGGTGCTCACGCAATATCAGCAATCTCAAAACCAAAAAGTGGACACACTGTATCAAATATTGCCCCAGCTGTGGATCCAAACTGCAACGAGCCCAGCCTACCTTGTTTGTGTTGTGATGGCCATTCACCTCAGGATAGTAACAGCCTTTTTAATCACAACCATAACAATAATAACACTGTAACCATCAGGCAACAAATGAAACTTCCACCACCTCCACCTCCTCACAAGGATAAATTGGCTATTTTAAAACATGATGTCAAAGAAGATGAGTGCAAGCCAGAAGTAAAGCAACCTCACGCCATTCCAGTGGAGGAGAGAGATGAAGAAAATGGCAATGTGGATGCAAAAGATGGAGATGACCTCAAGAACGGTGACAACAGTGTAAATGTGAATGGCAACATTGATGTGAATGGAAACGGCAATGGTGGtgatgatgacgatgatgatgaagatgatgatacTCTTGTTCCTTCTTCTTGCAATTGCCCAGAATCCATGCTGGACTTCTCTCTTACATCTTCTACCTCATCTTCTTCCACATCCATTAGCAGCTGTTCAGATCTGGAGTGCGACTTCCCCGATACATTTTCAATGTCATCACAGGATCAAGAGGTCCCTGATCCGTCTTCTCATTCCCCCGTCTCTCATTGCCCTGCCTTTGAGACCAGTGTCTTACCATTTGATCACAACACTTCTGCAAGACCACCATTTTCTCTTTGCTCGCCTGATGAAGGCTATCCCTCAGCCCCATCCTCCCCCGGCTCTGACTACACAGACAGAAAGGCATCAGAAGGAAAATCTATTAAAGTAAATCTCCTTAATTTTTTAGACTCAATGGAAGAGTTAGGCAAAGTGGATCTGTTCTACCGCATTGTTCATTTGGCACGTTGGGAACTGGACAATGAGTTGATTGTGAGAGATAGGATGGATCACCAACAGAAGCTTCAGAGGGTCAACAAAGAAGTTAAATTGGCTTATCTTGTGAAACTTCAGGAAGAAGGATTGGACCTTAATAATGAGGATATTCCCAGAGTTTTGGATGAAATAGAAAATACTGACATTCCATGGAAATTGTATAAAAGCAACAAATCGTGTGATTCCCAGGAATTTTCTGATGCAGGGGTGGATCTGACAGCCCCTTCTGACTTTGATGAAACCCCTGTTCTTGATTCTCTGGCTTCGTCACCACTGGATCTTCTTCCCCCTCCCAGACCCCCAAAACCTCCAAAAAGGCATGTAAGTGCCCAGCCAGAATctcacatatacacaaacatcaGCAGACATGTTTTCTCAGTCTTGTCCACCAATGAAACTTCAACAGTTGTGTCTGATCCTACATTGCCTACATTGTCATCTTCACCCCCAACCTCAAAACCACCTGCACTTCCTCCTCCTCCATCACAGCCTGTGCCCTACTTTACTCTAAATACAGACTCATCCACTCTCATCTCCCCCACACCACCCATTCCACCTCCTAGAAGACGTCATAAAGCCCGTCTAGAGGCCCAGAGGCTTGCTGAGCTTAAAGGAGAAAAGACCACCCAGTCCCTTCCACCTCCAATTTCCAGACCTCCTCCACTGCCACCTCCACCTGCCTTGACCACACCTCCAGCTATTCCACCTCCACCATCGCTCCCACCCCCTCCATCTTTTCATGCATTGGATGTAGAAATCCGAAAGTTGCTTGCACTGGCAGGTCTTACCCAAGCTGAGTTGCTTAAACTCAGTCCAGAGTTGGGAGTCTGCGTAGATGTTGTTCTGGAGAATGAGAAACAGTCAGCATCCGATATCTCTGAGGTAGGAGAACTTAGATTAAACAGTACACAAAAGGAGTTGGATTCCAGATTGAGAGAGGGAACTACATTTGGGAAAGTCAGGTCCTCAAGTGCAAAGGAATTAGATGTGCTCAGTGAAGAGGAAGATTCTAAAGAAGAGCATAAAGATGCACACAGAACAACAACCTTCACGGAAATGGCAAGACGACGTAAGAGAAATAATGGAAACTGTAATTATAGCTGCAGTTGTACATTTGGATCTGATCTTACTTTACCTTCCAACGCCTATTACAGTACGGGACTTAGCAGTGCAGACATTCCAGATGTTAGCTTTGGGAATTTTGATTATACTTCAGCAATTTCTGACACCCCTCCTCCTCCGCCTCCAAGACCTTTGCCCCCTCGTCCACCAATAGTCTCCAATCCTCCTGAACTTCCCCGTCTCAAGCCATGCACTGTACCTGCCAATGCCTCTCGTCCAGAAAGATTTGACTGGCTGATAGCTTTCACCCCAGATACAGAGTCTCCACCCCTTGAGAAGCAAAAACCAACCAATGAtgacacgttacaaaaatcaactTCAGGCTCAAAAGTCACAACCTTTAAAGAACTACGCAATAGAAGCAAGCAGGGTTTACCACCAGCCCATGTTCTATCAGAACCTGATCCAGCTGTAGTGACCCCAGATCCAGATTTTCTGTACAACCTGAAATGGAGGAGAGGGAAGATTGATGGAGATGGCTGGGAATATACTTCCCAAGCACAAGCCTCTTTTCTCCAGCCACCACCCACTCCTGCCTCATTGTCACTTTTCAGGGAAATGTGCCACCTGAATATACAAGACCGGCAGAGTCCAGCAGAACCCAAAGCTTTCCAACAAATTGGATGTTCAGTCAGTGATGGCAGCCTAAGGACTATTTGTGATGAAAGATATAAAGAGGGTCAACCCAAAAAGATGGAAGATGGAGAGAAAGTGGAAGTTAGAGGAATGGCAGATGGAGCATGGACCTTTGAATCCAGGACAACAG CTGTTCGCAGCGTCTCATTTGCTGGCTCTGAGCAGAAAAACGTGGCCTGGATAGGAGATGATGCAAGGCCCCTAATGAGAACTGAAGGGCTGTCTTCTGCGTGCCTGCAGGAAAAGAAAT CTCTTGTCAGTTCAGTCAGTGTGGCAGTGGAGGCCATTTTGGCTCAGTTCAAGTCATCTAGGACCCTTGTGCAGAAG TTTCACACAGTAGATCCG GCTCTCTCTGGAGACAGCAGTGTAAATCCCTCTCTGGGTCGCCTGGTACTGCAGTGCCTTTGCCCAGCCCTGCGCAGTCTGCTCTGTGATGGACTCAAACCCCATCAGAGTGACCTCATTTCAGGCAGAAGGCCAAATTCACCATGGGGATTGGTTTTAGCCTCCACCAAACCAG GCCCAAGCACACAGGCCTTGCACAACCTTCAGGCTAAAGTAGCGGGGCTTCCCCAGCTTAAGCAGAGCAGACACAGGTTCAACGCCTTCCTGTTTGGTCTTCTCAA TAACAAGCTTCTGGATTACTGGTTTTCCCATCTGCACTCCTGCTGTG ATGTGTTGGAGACTTTTTATCGGCCTTCGTCCTTCATGCGACTGTCACTCACTTCTTGTCAGCATCTTTTTGAGGAGCTTCTTCTTCTGCTACAGCCTCTTTCTCTTCTGACCTTCAACCTCGATCTGCTGTTTCAGCATCACCACCTAGACCCCACCTCCCCGACTCTCACTCCAGCCAGTCACAGCTCCGACGTACGTAGTCCGCCAAATGAAGACTTCAGCTTCTACTTGTCTCCAAAGGGGCTTTTCAATGGCAGTGGCCATCATCTTGGAAGCGTATTAGAGCAAGACCACAAGGCCTTGGATTTACAAGGCCCTAATTCCAATCCAGGCCTCACAAGCCTGTCCAGTCATGCTTTTGATGTGTTTGAAGATTCAGCCTATCGCAATCCTGTTTCAGGTGTCACCAAAGAAGAAGCCAGTCCTTCATTATCATGGCTGAAGGGAAATGATATTCCAATGCATTTTAGTAGTGAGAGTGGAGCGAGTCTTTCTCAGCAGGCAGGCCAGGCTTTTCAGCAAGGTTGGGGGGCGGTTATGCGTTTGGGGGAGCGTTTGGGGCAAAACTTTGGTTTGGCCACCTCTAGCTCCTCAGAGGATGTTAAAAGCCCCAATTCACAAGATGACTTGAAGACGGCCTTCCCACTGCATCCGAAAAGTCAATTTGAAAACGGACAGCAAGCAAGAGAGGAGCTTTCCTTGTGGGATCGTGGGACAACTGTTCCTTGGAGCTTTGGAAGGCTTTTTGGAGCTTCTAAGAGCCCCAACAACCTACCAACAACAATCAG ACGGCCTTCGCAGTGGCTCTCACCTGGGGTCTCTGTTCTTAACCGCTTTGTGATTCGTGGCCAGGATCCTCCAtctgaaaagagagagagaaacacagaTGAGGAAaaagatgaaaatgaaaattgcaAGAAAACCAGAGATCAACCGAAGCCCCCGAG GGTGATCAGAACTCTGTGTGACTACACAGGCACTGGTGCAGAGCTGAGCTTCAGGAAAGGGGAGGAGCTTGTTCTGTTAGGAGGTGTGGACCATGACTGGATACAGTGTCGTCAAGGTGACAAAGAGGGCCTTGTTCCCATTGGTTATGCTTCACTTGTCATGTGA